The Moraxella haemolytica genome window below encodes:
- the fabD gene encoding ACP S-malonyltransferase encodes MTENNTAKRIAVVFPGQGSQTVGMMNELAEHFSVVKAVFDEASATLGFDLWEITQDEERLHKTQYTQPALVAASVAIWRVISEKLSVQGLTPVCLAGHSLGEYSALVASGVLSLSDAVKLVHERGKYMTDAVLGIDTQMAAVLGLDDEQVVSLCEDATNQAGIVNPANFNSPAQVVVAGTEVGVCHVLDAVENLGKKAVALKVSVPSHCALMNPATDKLATLLGETTFNLPQIPVIQNRHAQVHESISEIKTALIEQLSMPVQWAKTMQKLADKHIDVVIECGPGNVLSNLAKRQAQPITALPSDKLARIEKLENLHE; translated from the coding sequence ATGACAGAAAATAATACAGCCAAACGCATTGCCGTTGTTTTTCCAGGTCAAGGTTCGCAGACTGTGGGAATGATGAATGAGTTGGCAGAGCATTTTTCAGTAGTTAAAGCGGTCTTTGATGAGGCGAGTGCAACTTTGGGTTTTGATCTCTGGGAGATCACTCAAGACGAAGAGCGTCTGCACAAGACACAGTACACACAACCTGCATTGGTGGCAGCGAGTGTCGCCATTTGGCGTGTTATCAGTGAAAAATTATCTGTTCAAGGTTTGACGCCTGTGTGTTTGGCAGGGCATTCTTTGGGTGAGTACAGTGCGTTGGTGGCAAGTGGCGTATTAAGTTTATCTGATGCGGTTAAACTTGTGCATGAACGAGGAAAATATATGACAGATGCGGTTCTTGGTATTGATACGCAGATGGCGGCGGTGCTTGGGCTAGATGATGAGCAAGTGGTTAGCCTATGCGAAGACGCAACCAATCAAGCAGGCATCGTCAATCCTGCCAACTTCAATAGTCCAGCTCAGGTGGTCGTAGCAGGTACAGAGGTGGGTGTCTGCCATGTGCTAGATGCGGTTGAGAATTTGGGTAAAAAAGCAGTCGCTCTTAAGGTATCCGTGCCATCGCATTGTGCGTTGATGAATCCTGCCACCGATAAATTAGCGACCTTGCTTGGCGAAACGACATTCAATCTGCCACAGATTCCTGTCATACAAAACCGCCATGCACAGGTTCATGAGAGTATCAGTGAGATTAAAACTGCCCTAATTGAGCAGTTGTCCATGCCTGTACAATGGGCAAAAACCATGCAAAAACTGGCGGATAAGCATATTGATGTTGTGATTGAATGTGGTCCAGGTAATGTTCTGTCAAATCTTGCAAAACGCCAAGCACAGCCAATCACCGCACTGCCAAGTGATAAACTGGCTCGTATTGAGAAATTGGAGAATTTACATGAGTAG
- a CDS encoding Sua5/YciO/YrdC/YwlC family protein, with protein MQTLYLHPKNPQTRLLEQIANTLKEGKIIAYPTESGYALLTHSQAKHTTNHLAHINQIVQSEPSTLICKNISDATNYANINNAQFRQIKSCDTSAKRFILEASKQTPKHLLNKKKLIGIQFSEYTPLASLLDVVGEPLVISDLDGQLMNTETPYDIEDVLSNQIDVLVNIDMIENIQTIEVVNLSDLSD; from the coding sequence ATGCAAACACTTTATTTACACCCAAAAAATCCACAAACCAGACTACTAGAACAAATCGCCAATACATTAAAAGAAGGCAAAATTATCGCTTATCCAACCGAATCAGGCTATGCTTTATTGACACACTCTCAGGCTAAGCATACAACAAATCATCTTGCTCATATCAATCAAATCGTACAAAGCGAGCCATCAACGCTAATCTGCAAAAACATCAGCGATGCGACAAACTACGCCAACATCAATAATGCCCAATTTCGCCAAATCAAATCATGCGACACATCTGCCAAACGATTTATTCTAGAAGCAAGTAAGCAGACACCCAAGCACCTGCTCAACAAAAAGAAGTTGATTGGCATACAGTTTAGCGAATACACACCACTTGCCTCCCTACTTGATGTTGTTGGCGAACCTTTGGTCATCAGCGACCTAGATGGTCAATTGATGAACACCGAGACCCCCTATGACATTGAAGATGTATTAAGCAATCAAATTGATGTACTGGTCAATATTGATATGATTGAAAATATCCAAACAATAGAAGTCGTTAATTTGAGTGATTTATCAGATTAG
- a CDS encoding alpha/beta fold hydrolase: protein MIKSFFKYLGFLLLGVVFVLGCGYLYLISKQVQQGDVTWHSCYRPSYWSWFVIPPSVKLQCATVVVPVDYDKPDGKTFELALTRLPSQTPNPIGDLLILNGGPGGHSLDMSDTLIADDEYGQRIKDNFNLIGYTPRGIAPASPVISCGQATEDDDAKTYLDACIAEMGTDILPFISSREVIKDLDNIRQKLAQETWSMIGYSYGTKLVANYAKYYPTHLRAGVADGVVDTAESLTTILINHNKQAQATFEDFMEACQEDCPFADKSSQGFIQALKTIENKNLKDAKDNPIDAASLLGVFIENLNNGDNWADLRTMFAQLNENKTDTYKTLTLYSELGNIGFNEDALSLINCADSAPRLSREDYLGFAKQLDDVATFDNLETKSDEEYLDACYHWQWQATDAQDEHLVNDQTPNLLFVSYEHDLATPYANAKTMAQRFDDPLVVILGKHGHTASLFGANACVDQHVSDYLLNPKMDFGKKLLMC from the coding sequence ATGATTAAATCTTTTTTTAAATATTTGGGTTTTTTGTTGTTGGGTGTGGTATTTGTTCTAGGTTGTGGTTATTTATATTTAATCTCAAAACAAGTCCAACAAGGCGATGTTACTTGGCATTCTTGCTATCGCCCCAGTTACTGGTCGTGGTTTGTGATACCGCCATCTGTCAAGTTACAATGTGCAACCGTTGTTGTGCCTGTAGATTATGATAAACCTGATGGCAAAACTTTTGAGCTTGCACTGACTCGCCTGCCTAGCCAAACACCCAATCCGATTGGTGATTTGTTAATCCTAAATGGTGGACCAGGAGGGCATAGCCTAGACATGAGCGATACACTCATTGCTGATGATGAATACGGTCAGCGTATCAAAGATAATTTTAATCTGATTGGCTACACTCCCAGAGGCATTGCTCCTGCCAGTCCTGTCATTAGTTGTGGTCAAGCCACAGAAGATGATGATGCCAAAACCTATCTGGATGCCTGTATTGCAGAGATGGGGACGGATATTTTACCGTTCATCAGTTCAAGAGAGGTCATCAAAGACTTGGACAACATTCGTCAAAAGCTAGCACAAGAGACTTGGTCGATGATTGGTTATTCTTATGGCACTAAACTTGTTGCCAATTATGCCAAATACTACCCAACCCACCTAAGAGCAGGCGTTGCTGATGGTGTGGTGGATACCGCTGAATCTTTGACGACTATTTTGATTAACCACAATAAGCAGGCACAGGCAACTTTTGAGGATTTTATGGAGGCTTGCCAAGAGGATTGTCCTTTTGCTGATAAAAGCAGTCAAGGCTTTATTCAAGCCCTAAAAACTATAGAAAATAAAAATCTAAAAGACGCCAAAGACAACCCAATTGATGCTGCAAGCCTACTTGGTGTGTTTATTGAAAATCTAAATAATGGAGATAACTGGGCGGATTTACGCACGATGTTTGCACAATTAAATGAAAATAAAACAGATACTTATAAGACGCTGACCTTGTATAGTGAGCTTGGTAATATTGGCTTTAATGAAGATGCTTTAAGTTTGATTAACTGTGCTGACTCTGCCCCAAGGCTTAGTAGGGAGGACTATCTAGGCTTTGCCAAACAGCTTGATGATGTCGCCACCTTTGATAATCTTGAGACCAAAAGTGATGAGGAATATCTAGATGCTTGCTATCATTGGCAATGGCAGGCAACCGATGCCCAAGATGAGCATCTGGTCAATGACCAAACGCCAAACTTGCTATTCGTCTCTTATGAACACGACCTAGCGACACCGTATGCCAATGCCAAGACGATGGCACAACGCTTTGACGATCCGCTCGTTGTGATTTTAGGTAAGCATGGGCATACAGCCAGTCTATTTGGGGCGAATGCTTGCGTGGATCAGCATGTTAGTGATTATCTACTAAATCCTAAGATGGACTTTGGCAAAAAGCTCTTGATGTGCTAA
- a CDS encoding dihydroorotase, whose amino-acid sequence MKNLLPNDWQFNTELLKDTDTSNAWLIPPIVDLCARLREPGHQSHGTLASEGRAARENGILHIVLPPDTNPVLESGSLLKGLREKAFQDGGVYLHILGALTQGLDGKQPANLSGLKHGGAIGVTNTAKGFDSDLVMLRTLEYASTFDLKVFFYPDEPSLSTGGVAHDGYIASFHGLAGIPWLAETIALSKQLLMVEETGLTAHFSQITCRTSVELIRWAKSKGLPITCDVAMHQLHLTDDDIEGYNAHAYVLPPLRSNTDQQALIKGLQDGTIDAICSHHEPLSSSAKQAPFAESMPGISNFDTFVSLGCKLVADGILTAEQLVDKICLNPAKIAGIQDYQAVGGAVLVDPAHAWTVNKDTMLSAGKNTPFLGQKLTGKVVQTFFDV is encoded by the coding sequence ATGAAAAACCTACTCCCAAATGATTGGCAATTTAATACTGAGCTTCTAAAAGATACCGATACTAGCAATGCATGGCTTATTCCACCGATTGTCGATTTGTGTGCACGCCTGCGTGAACCAGGTCATCAGTCGCATGGCACATTGGCAAGCGAGGGTAGGGCGGCAAGAGAAAACGGCATTTTGCATATCGTATTACCACCTGATACCAATCCTGTGCTAGAAAGTGGGTCATTATTAAAGGGTCTGCGTGAAAAAGCCTTTCAAGATGGCGGTGTGTATCTGCATATTTTGGGGGCATTGACGCAAGGGCTAGATGGCAAGCAACCAGCCAATCTGTCAGGGCTAAAGCATGGCGGTGCTATTGGTGTTACCAATACCGCCAAAGGATTTGATTCTGATTTGGTCATGCTTCGTACTTTGGAGTATGCTTCTACTTTTGATTTGAAAGTGTTTTTTTATCCTGATGAGCCAAGCCTATCTACTGGGGGTGTGGCACACGATGGCTATATCGCTTCGTTTCATGGGTTGGCAGGCATTCCGTGGCTAGCTGAGACCATCGCACTATCAAAACAACTTTTGATGGTGGAGGAGACTGGGCTTACAGCTCATTTTAGCCAGATTACTTGCCGTACTTCGGTAGAGCTGATTCGTTGGGCAAAATCTAAGGGCTTGCCGATTACCTGTGATGTCGCCATGCATCAGCTTCATCTGACCGATGACGACATAGAAGGGTATAATGCCCACGCCTATGTTCTGCCACCACTTCGCTCTAATACCGATCAGCAGGCACTCATCAAGGGACTGCAAGACGGTACGATTGATGCCATCTGTTCTCATCATGAGCCACTATCAAGCAGTGCCAAGCAAGCCCCATTTGCTGAGAGTATGCCAGGTATTAGTAATTTTGATACCTTTGTTTCGCTTGGGTGCAAACTGGTGGCGGACGGTATTTTGACCGCTGAGCAACTGGTGGATAAAATCTGTCTCAACCCTGCCAAGATTGCAGGCATTCAAGACTACCAAGCTGTTGGTGGTGCGGTACTCGTAGACCCAGCCCATGCTTGGACGGTAAATAAAGACACCATGCTGTCAGCAGGTAAGAATACGCCATTTTTGGGGCAAAAGCTGACCGGAAAAGTGGTGCAGACTTTCTTTGATGTGTGA
- the fabG gene encoding 3-oxoacyl-ACP reductase FabG, with translation MYMSRKIVLVTGASRGIGRAIAQRFADEGHFVIGTATSEKGACAIEEYLSESGGIGRVLDVCDDEAIDKLFEEIDSVYGGVNVLVNNAGITKDGLLMRMKNEDWFDVLDTNLTSIYRTSRRAVRSMMKARFGRIINITSVVGQMGNAGQANYAASKAGVEGFTRALAREIGSRGVTVNCVAPGFVETDMTEELDERLINSMLDAVPLGRMAQPEEIAVAVTFLASDEASYITGEVLAVNGGMYM, from the coding sequence ATTTACATGAGTAGAAAAATTGTTTTAGTAACAGGTGCAAGTCGTGGCATTGGTCGAGCCATCGCTCAGCGTTTCGCTGATGAGGGTCATTTTGTCATCGGCACAGCAACGAGCGAAAAAGGTGCTTGTGCCATTGAAGAGTATTTGAGTGAATCAGGTGGCATCGGTCGTGTGCTTGATGTGTGCGATGATGAAGCCATTGATAAACTGTTTGAAGAGATTGATAGCGTCTATGGTGGCGTGAATGTGTTGGTGAACAATGCAGGCATCACCAAAGATGGGCTTTTGATGCGTATGAAAAATGAAGATTGGTTTGATGTGCTTGATACCAATTTAACATCTATCTATCGCACTTCTCGCCGTGCGGTGCGTAGCATGATGAAGGCTCGCTTTGGTCGTATCATCAATATCACTTCGGTGGTGGGTCAGATGGGTAATGCAGGTCAGGCGAACTACGCTGCCAGTAAAGCAGGTGTTGAGGGGTTCACTCGTGCATTGGCACGAGAGATAGGCTCTCGTGGCGTTACAGTAAACTGTGTAGCACCAGGTTTTGTGGAGACTGACATGACCGAAGAGCTTGATGAGCGTCTGATTAACTCCATGCTTGATGCTGTGCCACTTGGTCGCATGGCTCAACCTGAAGAGATAGCAGTAGCCGTTACTTTCTTGGCAAGTGATGAAGCAAGCTACATCACAGGCGAGGTACTTGCTGTCAATGGTGGTATGTATATGTAA
- a CDS encoding aspartate carbamoyltransferase catalytic subunit, with protein MKDLDICTRLQQSLARPQLTDDCICHFICVEGLSRLQLESILDKAMGYFDGHGRLINTDELVGKTVMNLFFENSTRTRTTFEAAQKRLGANVLNLDIAKSSANKGESLRDTLWNLEAMSADMFVVRHSSSGAAHFMATEVTPNVAIINAGDGWHAHPTQAMLDMLTIHREFCLKHNKSFDELSVAIIGDIKHSRVARSDISALTTLGVKDIRVVAPHTLLPKGIERYGVSVFDNMEEGLAGVDVIIGLRIQNERIGSPLLPSTSEYFKVYGITEDRVKLANPNALVMHPGPMNRGVEIASSVADGKQSVILKQVNNGIAVRMAVMAMAMHGQQSLRGV; from the coding sequence ATGAAGGACCTTGACATTTGCACTCGTCTACAGCAATCTTTGGCTCGCCCACAACTGACTGATGATTGTATTTGTCATTTTATCTGTGTGGAAGGGCTGTCTCGCCTTCAGCTAGAAAGCATCCTTGATAAGGCGATGGGATATTTTGATGGTCATGGACGACTGATTAATACCGATGAGTTGGTCGGTAAGACAGTCATGAATCTGTTTTTTGAAAATTCTACTCGCACACGCACCACATTTGAGGCAGCACAAAAAAGACTCGGCGCTAATGTACTTAATCTTGACATTGCCAAATCAAGTGCCAACAAGGGCGAGAGCCTGCGTGATACACTATGGAACCTAGAGGCGATGAGTGCTGATATGTTCGTGGTGCGTCATTCATCTAGTGGTGCGGCTCACTTTATGGCGACTGAGGTTACACCAAATGTTGCCATCATCAATGCAGGCGATGGCTGGCACGCCCACCCCACCCAAGCCATGCTTGATATGCTGACCATTCATCGTGAATTCTGCCTAAAACATAATAAATCGTTTGACGAGCTGTCTGTTGCCATCATTGGCGATATCAAGCACAGCCGAGTGGCACGCTCGGACATCTCGGCACTGACCACACTTGGGGTAAAAGACATTCGAGTGGTTGCTCCGCATACGCTATTACCAAAGGGCATTGAGCGGTATGGCGTAAGCGTCTTTGATAATATGGAAGAAGGTCTGGCGGGTGTTGATGTCATCATTGGGCTTCGTATCCAAAACGAGCGTATTGGCTCGCCGTTACTGCCATCAACTTCAGAATATTTTAAGGTATATGGCATCACTGAGGATCGTGTCAAACTTGCCAATCCAAATGCCCTTGTCATGCATCCAGGTCCGATGAATCGTGGTGTTGAGATAGCGTCAAGCGTGGCTGATGGTAAGCAATCTGTGATTTTAAAGCAGGTCAATAATGGCATCGCTGTGCGTATGGCGGTGATGGCAATGGCGATGCATGGACAGCAGTCATTAAGGGGTGTTTAG
- a CDS encoding DUF3108 domain-containing protein, producing MSISGATAYAADLSEFSATYAIKAHGKNGTATRTLTKSGNGYHYSVKGLAAGIATLSQSAKFNLSGNKIAPSSSSMSVKFLGLGNTHNITFNNSTKTVNSTYKGKTSTFKMGEQAYDDLSLEAQIRHELINGRFTGSYSLVKKSGIETTKFKKSGTSKITVPAGTYEVVRIDRVHDGRGRTTSFWLAPSLSYLPVKVSQTSDGKSISMELTKFN from the coding sequence ATATCAATCAGCGGTGCTACGGCTTATGCAGCTGATTTGTCAGAATTTTCAGCGACTTATGCCATCAAAGCTCATGGCAAGAACGGCACCGCCACTCGCACACTCACCAAATCTGGCAATGGCTATCACTATAGCGTCAAAGGACTGGCTGCAGGCATTGCCACACTTAGCCAATCGGCAAAATTTAACCTGTCAGGTAATAAGATTGCCCCATCAAGCTCATCCATGTCGGTGAAATTTTTGGGCTTGGGAAATACGCACAATATTACCTTTAATAACAGCACAAAAACCGTCAATTCTACCTATAAAGGCAAAACCAGTACCTTTAAGATGGGTGAGCAAGCCTATGACGACCTAAGCCTAGAAGCCCAAATTCGCCACGAACTCATCAATGGTAGGTTTACAGGCTCTTATTCATTAGTCAAAAAGTCCGGCATAGAAACCACCAAATTCAAAAAATCTGGCACTTCAAAAATCACCGTCCCTGCTGGCACTTATGAAGTCGTTAGAATTGACCGTGTGCATGATGGTCGTGGTCGCACCACCAGTTTTTGGCTCGCCCCAAGCTTAAGCTACCTACCTGTTAAAGTCAGCCAAACAAGCGATGGCAAATCCATCTCAATGGAGCTAACCAAATTCAACTAA
- the acpP gene encoding acyl carrier protein → MSDIEAKVKDAVAEQLGLNVADINNEASFMDDLGADSLDLVELVMAFESNFGITIPDEDSAELTTVQKAIDYVTAKL, encoded by the coding sequence ATGAGCGATATCGAAGCTAAAGTAAAAGACGCAGTGGCTGAGCAACTTGGTCTAAATGTTGCTGACATCAACAATGAAGCATCATTTATGGATGACTTGGGTGCTGACTCTCTAGATTTGGTTGAACTGGTGATGGCATTTGAAAGCAACTTTGGTATTACCATTCCTGATGAAGATTCTGCTGAATTGACCACCGTACAAAAAGCCATTGACTATGTAACTGCTAAGCTATAA
- the rpmF gene encoding 50S ribosomal protein L32, producing the protein MAVQQNRKSRSRRDMRRSHDRMVVSTISIDSTTGEKHLRHHATKDGFYRGRQLFKVSQNS; encoded by the coding sequence ATGGCAGTTCAACAAAACCGCAAAAGCCGTTCACGCCGCGACATGCGTCGTTCACACGACCGTATGGTAGTGAGCACTATCAGCATTGATTCTACTACTGGCGAAAAACATCTTCGCCACCATGCGACCAAAGATGGTTTCTACCGTGGTCGCCAACTGTTCAAGGTAAGCCAAAACAGCTAA
- a CDS encoding elongation factor P hydroxylase, with translation MQSVDFSTLSPNLNINPSDQKIHIQSLWQQLFFDESLTKDIAKLSQNIDATAWQTYASHWQSIDKNDDKALTDWLISLFNHLFNQPDIGMMPTTLVRGDGEPEYFPADDKNPARIEFAHGFFASSLHEISHWCIAGKARRTLNDFGYWYESDGRNEQTQAIFEQVEIKPQAIECLLNQACGRYFYVSQDNLNADFDTSKSTFATDVYAKAQDYLSTPNTLPRDAKRLLWILLRLCQGFTPTHFH, from the coding sequence ATGCAATCTGTTGATTTTAGCACATTATCCCCAAATCTTAATATCAACCCATCTGACCAAAAAATACACATTCAATCACTATGGCAACAGTTGTTTTTTGATGAATCTCTCACAAAAGACATTGCCAAACTCAGTCAAAACATTGATGCCACAGCATGGCAAACATATGCCTCACACTGGCAGAGTATCGATAAAAATGATGATAAGGCACTCACCGACTGGCTCATCAGTTTATTTAATCATTTATTTAACCAACCCGACATTGGCATGATGCCCACCACGCTCGTTCGGGGCGATGGCGAACCTGAATATTTCCCTGCTGACGACAAAAATCCTGCAAGAATTGAGTTTGCTCATGGTTTTTTTGCCAGTAGCCTGCACGAAATCAGTCATTGGTGTATCGCCGGCAAAGCAAGACGCACTCTCAATGACTTTGGTTATTGGTATGAATCGGACGGACGAAATGAACAGACCCAAGCCATCTTTGAACAAGTAGAAATCAAGCCCCAAGCCATTGAGTGCTTACTCAATCAAGCCTGTGGACGCTATTTTTATGTTTCTCAAGACAATCTGAATGCAGATTTTGATACCAGTAAAAGCACTTTTGCCACCGATGTTTATGCTAAGGCACAAGACTATCTAAGCACGCCAAACACCCTGCCTAGAGATGCCAAAAGGTTGCTGTGGATATTGCTACGCCTTTGTCAAGGATTTACACCAACCCACTTTCACTAA
- a CDS encoding YihY family inner membrane protein, with product MTNFLNKLPFAHHGWFMYLRLLIRHFNEDDCLQKAASLTYTTLLSLVPILTVILVVFSSIPALSDMREQLQSMIYNNLLPSSGAQISEYFNSFAEKSSNLGVVGVLGLFITTIMTLITIETAFNQIWRVKERTGGTASIIRYWTLITLGPIVLGVAFGASSAIQSVDFLNRQIAGYGINWSIWAYIISVLITTAGFIGMYWFIPKAQVPLKNAAIAGVISAALFEILRRVFGTVMTNFTSYEAIYGAFAALPIFLLWIYLSWNIILLGVQISYTLTIFDTKEVPTRHPLLSLLDMLNLAYKRYKESKTVSEHELREVLGRRELPKWSLYLEQLVDADLITHTKNDEYVLKTDLSSISLWQFYKTLPYPLPIKDELDMLKAADYDPWFVEIYKNLTKIERTAKGELDVRLSHLFDSTPLRQKDKIVRIVDEDADTKSDADGFSSSTHREIDNDGDTMIIPNGKASFTESRLTKAVRLIKKARHFFGKGKKTKDDIKQGLK from the coding sequence ATGACGAATTTTTTAAACAAACTGCCTTTTGCTCATCATGGCTGGTTCATGTACTTGCGTCTACTAATTCGGCATTTTAACGAAGACGACTGCCTTCAAAAAGCAGCTAGCCTAACCTACACAACACTGCTGTCGCTTGTGCCGATTTTAACCGTGATTTTGGTGGTGTTCTCTAGCATACCTGCCTTATCAGACATGAGAGAACAGCTACAGTCAATGATTTATAACAACCTTTTGCCATCATCAGGTGCACAAATTAGCGAGTATTTTAATAGCTTTGCTGAAAAATCAAGCAATCTGGGCGTTGTGGGTGTACTTGGCTTATTCATTACCACCATCATGACGCTCATCACCATAGAAACCGCCTTTAATCAAATCTGGCGTGTCAAAGAACGCACTGGCGGTACAGCAAGCATCATTCGCTACTGGACACTCATTACACTAGGTCCGATTGTGCTTGGTGTGGCATTTGGTGCTTCTAGTGCCATTCAAAGCGTGGATTTTTTAAATCGTCAAATTGCCGGTTATGGCATTAACTGGTCAATCTGGGCATACATCATCTCTGTGCTAATTACCACCGCAGGCTTTATTGGCATGTATTGGTTCATTCCAAAGGCTCAAGTTCCCCTAAAAAATGCCGCCATCGCAGGTGTCATCTCTGCGGCACTCTTTGAGATTTTACGCAGAGTATTTGGCACTGTGATGACCAATTTCACTAGCTATGAAGCGATTTATGGGGCATTTGCCGCTTTGCCGATTTTTCTACTTTGGATTTATCTTTCGTGGAACATTATCTTGCTTGGTGTGCAGATTAGCTATACATTGACCATCTTTGATACCAAAGAAGTGCCTACACGCCACCCACTCCTTAGCTTGCTTGATATGCTAAACCTAGCTTACAAACGCTACAAAGAAAGCAAAACCGTCAGCGAGCATGAATTGCGTGAAGTGCTAGGTCGCCGTGAGTTGCCAAAGTGGAGCTTATATCTTGAGCAGTTGGTTGACGCTGATCTAATCACCCACACCAAAAATGATGAATATGTCCTAAAAACAGACTTAAGTAGCATCAGTTTATGGCAATTTTATAAGACTCTACCCTATCCTTTACCCATCAAAGATGAACTAGATATGCTAAAGGCGGCGGATTACGACCCTTGGTTTGTTGAGATTTATAAAAACTTGACCAAAATTGAACGCACCGCTAAAGGCGAGCTAGATGTCAGACTGTCACATCTATTTGATAGCACTCCTTTGCGTCAAAAAGACAAAATCGTGCGCATTGTTGATGAAGATGCAGACACCAAGAGCGATGCAGACGGCTTTTCTAGCAGTACCCACCGTGAGATAGATAACGATGGCGACACCATGATTATCCCCAATGGCAAAGCATCATTCACCGAAAGTCGTCTGACCAAAGCTGTTCGGCTAATCAAAAAAGCCCGTCATTTCTTTGGTAAGGGTAAAAAAACCAAAGACGACATCAAGCAAGGGCTAAAATAG
- a CDS encoding YceD family protein, protein MNKATNPSLDLANKEFPANIVLEKWADIGFVWSGEVAVASFERLSTHVNLTNQTRQHKNLTVQVNLQKTLGILWLTFDVVGELIVSCQRCLEDMNIDIINQYRLAILSHESQIEQVKDAEYVLVDEINGEGVRKMLPIQDLLEDELLLVLPLSPRHSECEMPIEMVDANDDDEMADNPFAALAALKGKLN, encoded by the coding sequence ATGAACAAGGCAACAAACCCATCTTTAGATTTGGCAAATAAAGAATTTCCTGCCAATATCGTGCTTGAAAAGTGGGCGGATATTGGTTTTGTGTGGTCTGGCGAGGTAGCGGTGGCGAGCTTTGAGCGTCTGTCCACTCATGTTAATCTAACCAACCAAACAAGACAGCATAAGAACCTGACCGTTCAGGTTAATTTACAAAAAACTTTAGGCATCTTGTGGCTAACTTTTGATGTTGTTGGTGAGCTTATCGTGTCCTGTCAGCGTTGTTTGGAGGATATGAATATTGACATAATCAATCAGTATCGTTTGGCGATTTTATCGCATGAGAGCCAAATTGAGCAGGTAAAAGACGCTGAATATGTACTGGTTGATGAAATCAATGGCGAAGGGGTGAGAAAAATGCTACCCATTCAAGATTTGCTTGAAGATGAGCTGCTGCTTGTCTTGCCACTATCGCCACGCCACAGCGAATGCGAGATGCCGATTGAGATGGTAGATGCCAATGACGATGATGAGATGGCGGATAACCCATTTGCGGCACTGGCTGCATTAAAAGGCAAGCTCAATTAA
- the wrbA gene encoding NAD(P)H:quinone oxidoreductase — MSEHYILVLYDTNQNRTKELAYAIAEGIMNAGVSVKTRRVPKVSARTEQLDPSIPDDGDLYCTADELSGCMGLAVGSPTHFGNMSASMKYFWDNTVTQWLSGRLQGKPACVFSSTGTLHGGNEATLLSMMIPLLHHGMLMVGLPYAHAELSRTTRGGTPYGVTSVVGSSHEFAMTADERVLAIHQGERLACIAQKLID; from the coding sequence ATGAGTGAACATTATATTTTGGTGCTATATGATACCAATCAAAACCGCACAAAAGAACTCGCCTACGCCATTGCAGAGGGGATAATGAATGCAGGCGTGAGTGTCAAGACACGCCGAGTGCCAAAAGTTTCAGCACGCACAGAACAGCTTGACCCTAGCATTCCTGATGATGGAGATTTGTACTGTACGGCAGATGAGCTGTCAGGCTGTATGGGGCTTGCGGTGGGTAGTCCGACTCACTTTGGCAATATGTCAGCTAGCATGAAGTACTTTTGGGATAACACGGTAACCCAGTGGTTATCAGGTCGTCTGCAGGGCAAGCCTGCGTGTGTCTTTAGTAGTACAGGTACGCTACATGGAGGCAATGAGGCGACTTTATTGAGCATGATGATACCGCTTTTGCATCATGGTATGCTGATGGTGGGCTTGCCTTATGCACACGCAGAGCTGAGTCGTACTACTCGTGGTGGAACGCCTTATGGGGTGACAAGCGTGGTTGGGTCATCGCACGAATTTGCCATGACGGCAGATGAACGAGTGCTGGCGATTCATCAAGGCGAGCGACTGGCTTGTATTGCTCAAAAGTTGATTGATTAA